aaaatatattttttactttttttaatttttttttttggccatggattttttaaaagttacccaataaaaaatgatgtctttttgtattttctgacttaattaaatttatacttcacaataaaaaataatagaatgataataaaacacaactaatacatgactaattgttctaactactaacaatattagattaaattgatgtaatgattataaaatttatcgaaaaataaaaatataatttttaaacaataatttatcttttagactattggataacttgaaaaaatctcatggtcaataaaagaaaaacaaaagatcaaaaaaattattttaataaaaaaaatcgggttttgtgggcaacCAAACCCTGCtctgggttttgtgggccaaCAAAACCTGGctccgggttttgtggcccaccaaacctgattttttttaaaaaataaattttttgattttttttaattttttttgggccatggattttttaaaagttacccagtagaaaatgatgtctttttacattttttggctcaattaaatttatacttcacaataaaaaataatgaaatgataataaaacacaaccaatacatgattaagttttctaactactaacaatattgggttaaattgatgtaatgattataaaatttactcaaaaataaaagtatagtttttaaacaataatttatctattagactattggataacttggaaaattctcatggccaagaaaagaaaaaaaaaagatcaaaaaaatcattttaataaaaaaaatcgggttttgtgggcaacCAAACCCGGcttcgggttttgtggcccacaaaacctgattttttttaaaagatggATTTTTTGGAccttttttaaatttcttttgggCCAAGGGTTTTTTAAAAGTTACCAAATTggaaatgatgtctttttacattttttggcttaattaaatttatacttcacaataaaaaacaatggaatggtaataaaacacaaccaatacatgattaatggTTTCAattactaacaatattggattaaattgatgtaatgattataaaatttatccaaaaataaaagtataatttttaaacaataatttatctttttattggATAGCTTGGAAAAATtcaatggccaagaaaagaaaagaaaaaaaaagatcaaaaaaatcattttaataaaaaaaaaaaattgggttttgtgGGCAACCAAACCCGTCTCCAGGTTTTGTGGGCCAAcagccgggttttgtggcccacaaaacctgatttttttaaaaaaatagattttttgatcttttttaatttatttttgggccatggattttttaaaagttacccaatagaaaatgatgtctttttacattttttgcctcaattaaatttatacttcacaataaaaaataatagaatgataataaaacacaactaatacatgactaattgttctaactactaacaatattagattaaattgatgtaatgattataaaatttattcaaaaataaaaatataatttttaaacaataatttatcttttagactattggataacttgaaaaaatctcatggttaataaaagaaaaataaaagatcaaaaaaatcattttaataaaaaaaaatcaagttttgtgggCAACCAAACCCGGCTCCGAGttttgtgatttttataattatgatttacaattattattacaattgaaaaataaaataataatcattgaataacaaattttcaattatttatttaataattcatatatatttataatttttaattattattattttattaattttatttatatataataatacatatatatttaatattaaaaaaggGTAAGGGACCCACCATGGGTTGAATACCCACccagttattaaattattaaaaaataaaaattagtattgagaaataataataatactttaatagttaaaaatttattattataagtatGAGGGGTTTCTCGGGTCTGTTGGGAGTTAAATAGAAATTCAacccttttgtttgttttgtattgaTGATAGTTTGGtaatttattatctttatttttattcttaatttttaattaaagtgaggagttgaaaagtcaaagattGGGTCAAAAGTGGAAAAGTGGCTATTTTTTTACAACTATTTGTTTGGATGGGATAAAAAcctttttttgtcaaaaatagGCTAAAAACGAGTTTTGTATTTGTGGGGggttattttttgcaatttccactTCATTTTAGGCCATTTTGTAGATGTAAACAAGATGAGGACTATGAAATGGGCTCGAAACAAGTTGAAGGGGAGTAGTGCATGGATCATCTTGGCTTGTGGACTTATGAGCCATCACTTATGACCCAACTCAAGCTTACCAGCAATCCAAAGGCTATTAGTTTACTACAAACGATATTAAGAGATCTGATATATTGCCCGACGCAAGCCCTACCACCACCTAATTCCTCATCTCCTCTATACCAGGCCATAGGCACACCACCCCCTCCCTACAGTAGGCCAcaacatcccccccccccccccccccccccaaccccaaTTTTccatgcatacacacacacatatatatatatgaaaatatttttatattttttaaatattattataaattactACTCTTGTTCAAtaagaattataattattttaataattataactataattataattaataatttatttattttttaatcataataaaatttatactcatttcatattttttaattgtgtcTATTTATTAAGAATGTAACCGAATCGATCAAATTACTCATATAAACCTGACGTGATTTAATTGGGGAAGAAGGTGAAATTAATCgaattattcaaattgaataggGCAACTTTTTAAATCGAACCAACTCGATTAAATAGATGGTTAAATCGaatagattaaaaaattaaaaaaattacaaatattaaacCATTTAACTCCTCTCACTCTCTCACTCCCCAATTAAATTACGTCAAATttctttgaataatttaatcaattcgGTTACACTCTTATTTGATagggttaattaaaaaaaatgaactaagtataaattttattgtgattaaaaatgtaaataaattattaattatgattatggttataattattaaaataattgtaattttaattgaataggagtaataatttatttagataataatttataataatctttatatatatatatatttgtatgtggGGAATCGGGGATAATTGGAGGGAGGGGGGGTGCCTGTTGCCCTGTACGGGAGGCGAGGGGGAATTGGGTGGTGGTGGGGCCCGCGTCGGGCAACATAATGTTGCCTTTATGTTGCCCGACGCGGGCATCATATCAGTTCTCACGATGTTAAAACACAATCAAATCAACGAGCAGAGCAGAGGACAGGAAGAAGGAAACGAGCCAGGCGTTTAGCAaaacccagagagagagagagagagagacaggcAGACAAATGAGCAATCATCATCATCCTTTCCCAGTTTCCTCCTCCTTCCAATTCGCCTGCATCTTGCTCTCTCTACTGCTACTGCCACTGCCACGCCCAGCTCTCTCCCTTTCTCAGTGCACCAAACCCCCTATCATCTTCAACTTCGGCGATTCCAACTCCGACACCGGCGGCCTTGTCGCGGGTATCGGCTTCCCTGTCAATCTCCCCAATGGCCGCACTTTCTTCCGCAGATCAACCGGCCGCCTCTCCGACGGCCGCCTCCTCATCGATTTCCTCTGTAAGCaatcaatctctctctttcccccGGTTAACTTCTTCGTTTCACAGATCAAAACTGTGTGCGCGTGCGCGTCTTCTTTGGAACTCTGTAACTGGGTCGGATTAGGAAACAGGTGAAACCGAAAATGGGGCGGGACCAAATCGTGCTGGTTAATTCTTAAGATCCGGCATTAATTTCACGGAAGCAGTGGCTCAGAAAGGGCAGAGGATGGGCCCTGAATTGTCGAAAGGGTTGCGTCGGTGGGATTTGTCCATACCCTGCGTCTGCGTGTCACATAATAATCACCAttttcgtatatatatatatatatatccacgtCACGTGAACGGCACAAAGATCCCATTTCCTAcactataataattattattattataataactatgttgaatttattcaagtgaaagaaaatatatttgaggTTAACAGTAATACATAGTTAATTATAAAGTAACTATATATGCGTTGGCCGTATGctataaatgaaatgaataaattattatattgctTTTCGGTGGTGATGGCGTGTAGGCCAGAGCGTGAAGACGAGTTTGTTAAACCCTTATCTGGACTCAGTGGGGACGACGTTCACAAATGGAGCGAACTTTGCTGTCGTGGGCTCCTCTACTCTCCCTAAATACGTACCCTTTTCGTTGAACATTCAGGTTAATCAGTTCCTTCGCTTTAGGACTCGCTCCCTTCAACTTTTTCACGCAGGTAACAGTCAGTGAATTAAACTCATTctcactttctctttctttttgttgctttcCCTTATTTTCTTGTTGTCTCTTATCAGATCAGAGAATAATTTACAAGTTCGAACAAAATTTCTGATTGCTTGCTCCTGTAAACTGTTATTAGTAGTATCCAATTGGGAAAATTGCAGAGACTCTAGCTAGCAAATAAATCAAGACGTGATTTTTTAACTACTGTAGTGGAGTCGAGTTTTGCAATTTTCAAAGCCAGATTGTTGTTATGTTTAAGCTTGTGCTTTCCAAGGTGAGAAGTACATAATTAAACTGATTTGTATGTGTAAACTCAACCTTCAGGTTTTCCAAATTTGATCGATGACCAAGGGTTTCGCGATGCactttatataattgatattgGACAAAATGATATTGCTGATTCATTCGCCAAGAACTTCTCCTATACGCAAGTTGTCAGAAGGATCCCATCTGTAATTATAGAGATCAAGAATGCCATCAAGGTAAGTTTGTCTGTGACACCTAAATTTGTATGTTAAtctactttatatatatacaataacgGTTGCTTGTTaaccctcttttttttttttttttggttttcaattGTTGCTAAGACATGATGAATCTAGGTTATATGGGATATTGTATGAAAATGAGATTTAGAAAAGAATGCAAGAGAAGGTAATTTTGGTGGATATTACTTGCTGTTcagaaaatgaatttaaaaataaataaagaaatgaacTAGGATGTGCTAGGCCTTAGGAGCACCCTGCTGCTGAAATGGGAGACTTGAACGAGAATTTTGAGACCGAGTTAAAGGCTTAACCCTCCTAAGGATTTATATCACCAGTATATTGCTCATTAGAGGGATGGACTAAGGATTGAGGGCCTAATTGGAGAACTGGCAAGCTGAATTGGAGCCGATAGTGCATCAGCAGCGGCACTGTAGAAGCTGGTTAGAGCATGAGCTAGGACTGTGGCTCATCTGGAAGCTGAAGGAAGAAACACAGCTCATCAGCCGAGGACAAGCAAATTTAAGCCAGATTCTGGAAGCCGAGTGCTTTTGGGACTATGTAAGAAATGGCTACCTGGCAGGGCCATCTGGCTGAGGTTGTTTCTAAAAAATAGGGGCTTTTCTATTGTATTTAGCTGTCTGGCCAACAGGTTGAAGCACAAAATCGATTTGTTATATTCTTAtagagcaaaagaaaaagagagattatcagtaaaaagagaaaataaaagaagaggaaacCTAGTAGGAAAAGACAGCAAAAAGCTGATGTTGTAGGAAATAAGAAAGGCTAAAGAAAAGAATCCAGCCATTGGTGGGGGGCTCTGCTGGGGTATGTATATCCACTTGTTTGTATTGCATCTATATTTGAAAGTGAAATATGTTGCATTCGTGAGTGCATATTACAGCATGAGCATCAAACTGTTATATAAAAACAGGTACTTAGACACAGAAAGGGATGCTCTTCCATGGTGGATAGACCAACTTGAAGCTCTCCTATTTGGGCTTTACAGCCTTGTTCATGGTAGAAAACAAGGCAGGGACCAACAGCTCAGTGCTTGCATTCTTGTTTACAGTGGCATGCCTGTATGACATTTTAAAGAGCATAAAAGGTTTGAAATGGCATTTCATGAATTGGATGTTATCCATAGGATATATTGACCTTTGGCACACCATATGTCTATGATTGTTTGATGGAAAGGAACTATGAGCAAGCTTAAAAGAGATGGAAATTGAAAGAGGACTGAGCATGCTCTTCTTTTATATAGTCACTGTTATATTGGTCTGTGTTTTAGTTTAAGGCTGTAAAGAGAAAAAATGTATTTGTTAACAAGTCATCAATGCTATTGTATCTGCAAGAGTGTAGCAAGGACAGGATTTGAGAATTTTGTAAGAATTGAAAGAAGATATCTTCTGGTAACAGTTGCAGCTATGTTGGATCTGAAACAATGCCTTGTCTTGATTTTATCTCTTAAACTTGATTATAGTTGGTCATTCTGCCTTAAATAATAAATCGAAAGCTGATTTTGAGTGAAgatcatgaatttaaaattctaaaatatgaTTACCCGTGGATTTTTAGGTCAACTGTATGGAATTCTAGCAGCACTACAAGTGAAGGTGTGTTCTAACTGGTTTCTGTGAGTTTACATTGATCGAAATGCCTTGTATGTTAGTTCCAAACTGTGTAAATGTGATAGGATGAATCTATGATTGAAGTTGATGAATTGAACTTTGAATTTTAATCTACAAGGAGTATGAAGCAGTTTTCTGGTGATGATATGAGAATGTACATGATGAAATTCATTAGCTAAGGTAAGGGGATGGAACTTGGAGTCACTGGGTGATGCTGAAAGCCTCATGTGTGATCTCTAATGGAGGCTACATCAGGAAGTGGGACACATTGAGGCAAACAGTATATTTAAGTGGTTTAAGAATGTTATAAAGGTCTTCAAGGCCAATGTGGGTGTTGTCAGGTGAGAGTCTGGTACTAGCTAGAGTACTAGACTATATGATATGATAATCAGCTGAAAAACCGAGAGAACTCTGAAATTGTGGCTTAAGAAGAAGCTGAGATGTGTTCATACTTCATAGCTTCTTTAAGGTTTCATGAATTGAAATGAATAGACCTTAATATGTTTCCCTCGAGTTAGGAATGCTAGAGCATCCAAAGGCACAAGAATCTGGGACTAAAACAGAAGTCTGTACCTGTTGCTGCACCACTTACTGGTCCAAGATGGTGCTTAAAGGTTCAATATGAATGTGAGGTACAggaaaaatatctagaaataGAAAATGCACCATGGATCATATGACAAAATATGTGTGCAAGTGGAACAGAAGCTGCTTAATGAGCTAAAGAAGTGCAAAGATCGttataattttggttttctctaACAATACTATGTAGTATCCTGGTTTTCTAATGATTCACTTTTCCTTATTTATCTGCGACATTGTTCATTTTGAGATTTACAGACATCCACGAGAAGCTATTCAAGTAAAGAGCCTACAAAAACATGGCCGCCCTGTGCACAAGGCTTCCTGCCTTGTGACGGTTGTTTTTCTACACAACCTTACCCTTTTTGGCAAAGGGGGTTGTTTCTGTAACTCGAACCCATGATCTTCCAGTCACAAAGAAACAATCTTACCCTTTTAGCAAACACAAATTGGAGGATTATTCATACATATTCTGCTTAAGCTGTCAAGTATTCTTGATaaaatctcattcttttaaatatcaaaaacagGCTATATACGATCAAGGTGGCAGGAAATTTTGGGTCCACAACACTGGACCCTTGGGTTGTCTGCCCCAAAAACTTTCAATGGTTCAAAGTAGTTCCAAAGATCTTGACCCCTATGGATGTCTTTCAAGTTATAATACTGCTGCAAGAGTCTTCAACAGCAAACTACTCCAGTTATGCCAAGAAATGAGATCAGAAATGAAGGACGCCACCATTGTGTATGTGGATATATATGCCATCAAGTATGATCTCATTGCCAACTCTAGTAAATATGGTAAGCCAATTAATGaactccattttcttttttaacgcttttatttatttattgataagtATCTTTTATGCTGTTTCTATATGAATATTGAAAACTTGTAACATTTAGATGGCAATTAGATTCCAGAgaacaaatatacatacataccgACACCGTAGAGTTATTGTAAAATTAGTGATCTTGTTGCACCTTCCAGGTTTCTCAAGTCCATTGATGGCATGTTGTGGGTATGGAGGGCCTCCATACAACTATAACATCAAGGTGCCCTGTGGTCAGCCAGGCCATCAAGTTTGCAGCGAAGGAGCCCGATACATAAGTTGGGATGGCATTCATTATACAGAAGCAGCCAACACCATAGTATTCTCGAAAATACTTTCTACTGTCTATTCTACACCTCGTACTCGCTTTGATTTCTTTTGCCGTGGATGACATCTCAGAGAATATACATCTCTCTTAAAAATGGACCACTTGGCGATGCCTTTACCTTGTTAGATTCGTCAGAGACCTTATCCAAGTAATATATCATTTAGGCTTAGTCCAGCTTTACTTGAATAACCGAGGAAGAAGGGCCTGCTGTTGCAAGCCTGTCTTCAGACTCTAGTTCATCGCGATCACCgaacaatttcaaatttttgtactAGATATCAAAATGCACTTATTAAAGaatttccttttgtttcttgTCCCTGTATGAAATTAGGCTCAATATTCTCTTTTGTTCTCTTCCTCGATTGTAATTATTGTTGTActtctatctctatctctatgTCTATGGATTGAGATTAATGAAGCTCAGTTTAGTTAGCTGgctcctctttctttctcagcCGCTGTTTATAACTCAGGTCTGACAAATAATGGGTTGAACCCAACCCCTGaaagtaattaaattgaaattaagcTGCAGTCGGGAACATGTATGATAAAAACATCTGAACTGATCAACCTCTCCGTTGCCCTTTCCTTTGCTTAATAATTTACTACAGAGAAAGCTTGAGGTCTAAGCCATCCCCCTCATCATCATCCTCTTGTTGTTGGTGGGGGCGGCGGCGGTCTTCTTCAGCTTTCTGATGCTTTGTATTTGAAGGACCTGCTGCCGGTGCCATATCTGCATGAGAATAAGAGGGTTTGGACTTGGCAGCAGCAGCTAAGTCCATGAAATCTTCAGGCAGGAAAGATGGAGgtcctgctgctgctgctgcattcTTCTTCTCCGCCTCCTGCTTTGATTTGTTTCCCAACAGACGATCACGAGCATCTCGAGTGCTGCTTAACAGAGCAAAGAACTCgttcatcttcttttcttcctcctcctcaccGTCATTCTTCCTCTTCCTGTTGCTGCTTTCTCTTTCCATTAATTATGTACCGGgacgagagagaggaggggTTGATCACACATACTAATTTGCACCCACAAATTAACacacaaataaaagaaacatagagaaaaagagatagagggGAATGATTAGGTTAATGTTGTTGAAGCTGGGAGGAGGGGGTAATGTCCGGTTAGTTTGATGAGTAAGgctatatgttattattttatataggGGGATGAGGGTTGGGGTGCGAATGGGTTTGTGAAGGATGACGTAAGATAAAGATTCTTTTTACACAAAATTGTAGCAATAAGATTGTTGCATCGCATGAATTGATTGAGATTTTTTCTTTGATACTTGCAGTTAAATCACACCAAAAGTCATCAAATCTTAGTATCTTTTGTAACGTGGTcgctaaattataaaaatttgaaatattttataatttattcacaTTTAAAGATTTTTGCACATGCACTATTAAAGTTCCTGCCGTGATGACGATGTGATAGTGACATGACAAacagtcaaaatcaaatattgaGGGTACAAAATTAGCCAATAAAAATGTGCCACAGcaacccccccaaaaaaaccCATTCTCCTtcccctctctttcttctccataCGTGATTGCTTCAGTCACAGGCAGCAGCGAAGCAGTGGTGACGCAGAAGCATTGATGGCAGCGACGGCAAACGGGGAGGGCGGGCCCTGACCCATACCCGATGCTTGGTTACTTCGTCCtctcttctgttttttttttagtcatTGAAGGAGGGAGGGCGAACCCTGAGCCATTACCCATAACGTAACGAACACCTAACGCTGTGACGCCCATCCCCTGACGTCATCGTCTCACATAATTTTGACTTAGACACAAATGCCATTGCCATCTCCCCCCCCACCTCCTCTCGTCTTTTTCCTTTCATTCGTTCTTCATGCTGCTCTCAGCTTCACCTTTTTCTTGACCAACCAACCACCCACATGTCTAGCTAACACTATTACGTTGCATCACTACAAGTCATGATGTTGACACTCGACACCCtaaccaaattatatttttgaaaccACGATATGGATTTAGATTTAGAAAACACAATGGCAACACAATATATATGCAGTTGAGTTAACAGCTGTGTTACCAAAACTTTTCATCTAAATACAAGTACATATTCGGAAGATAGCAATATGATGATGAGTCAGTCAGTCATCAATCCATGGAACCCCATGTTTTGCCCAAAGATAATAGGCTCCAACAGGACCCCTACCTCCCAACTCATACAATTCTGGTgccatattttttttgtctatcTCTCGCAAAACTGGGGATAAAATATTCCAGGCAGCTGCAAGCTCGTCACTTCTCATGAACAGATGACTGTCTCCATCAATGACATCCAGAAGAAGATGCTCGTAAGAATCAGGTACCTCATTGTTATACCTGAGAATAACGGAGGGACACAGTGCATAAAAGAataggaaagagagagagcgggaatatctatatctatatctatatatccaTCCATCTTGTGTCGTCGTGAGGCTTACTAGAAATCTTACTTGTCTTTGTAGAGCAAATTGAGTTCTGAAGCATCCAGGTGCAAACTCAGTCCTGGAACCTTATTATTAACTCTAACAAGGATGGCTTCATCTGGCGCATCTCGCAGAATCAATTCATTAGTGGCAAGATCAATGTTATGCCCAATGTGGTGACGATAAAGATTGCCAGGAACATGGCGGAACTGTATCCGTATCTCCACCCTGCATGATAAAAGCTAATAGGATCAAAAGACAGTCCATATGGTAACCAAATTAATAAATACCAGCTCACAGTTGGTCTTTGATCAACTGCACAGCACAAAAACCAACTACTATCAGTCACTTGAATTGAATTGACAGTGTTAAGGAAAAGAGATCATGCAAAATCACAATTTCGCTATTACGTGAACCATGTCATTATTGCTATGAGCCTATGAAGTTACCAAATGGGTTATATGGCACCACAACAAAGATGCAAGGGCGTCTCAAAGGAATGGTTAAGACGAGAGCTCAACACAACATTTAAGTAGCAAAAGATACAAGGACAAAAGCTAAAGTAAAAATTTGTATTccattatcaaataatttgaaGGGTATAGAAACAAAGGCAGTGGTCTTACTAAAACCTAAATAAAtgccaaatcaaaataaaataaaacattatttgcatgtgaatgtgaaatttgagaaaatttgctAACAGACCTACTTTTACATATTAAAAAcaatggaaaaaatagaaaacaaaaaacgaagaagaaaaatattaaaacaactcTAGGTCACGCACTGAAATCTGAAAATTGAGCAGTCATCCAACAGAATTTCAATTCACTATAAGCGTGTAGTAAGCTCATAGAATGACAGAACAGCGGAAGATAATACCTATGTTTGATAAGTCCCATGCCAGCTTTGATCAAAAAAGGCACGCCATCCCACCGCGCATTGTCAATGAACAAAGCTGCAGCGAAGTACGTGGGGGTCAGGCTGCCAAAATGAGTATCAACCTTGCCCCCAGGGCCACCACCTTTATACTGACCAAGGACAACATCACCAAGTTCCAATTTGCGGATTGATCTCAAAACTTTGACCTGAAGAGAAGCTTTTGTGAAAGATCAAAAGATACACTAATATTGTGATAATATCTCTGCAACTTGTCTTCTAAAGACAGGTCATGTACCTTTTCATTCCGGATGTCTTCACCATCTAGACTTATTGGTGGCTCCATAGCTAGCAATGCAATTGTCTGGAGTATGTGACTGTGAACGATGTCACGGATGATTCCATATTCATCATAATATCTGtgcaaaaaacaacaaaatcaaaataagattattattaGCAACAGAGAATGCTATGCTAGATGCAAATGATGACTGTAATCACCTTCCTTGCATCTGCACACCCAAGTCTTCTGATATCGTGACCTGTAAATTAGGTAATGTAACACTAAATATGAAGATACAATCCTCAAAACCACACACAAGGCTCAATTGTTGAACAGATCATTACCTGTATATTGCTTACATAGGTTCTGTTCCAGAGTGGCTGGAAAACAAGATTAGAGAATCTCAGAACAGTAAGGTTTTCAATTATGTTCCTTCCTAGAAGATGATCTAtcctgaaataaaaactctttcCTTTAGAAATCAGGAAATTTATGTGCATGTGTCCATACAAGCAAATAATGTGCTCCCAACCTATACAATTGCTCCTCCTGGAATTTGGAAAGAAGAGATTGAGTCAACTGATAAGAAGACTGTGGATCAAAGCCAaatggtttctcaattattatACGATTCCAACCCTTCTTGGATTGGGCATTTTCAGCAAGAGAGATTGCAACATCTAGGAGCGCTTCTTGTGGCACAGAAAGGTAAAATATTCTGTTTGCTCCAGACTCACCCTAACAGAAAGGTAAAATGCTGTTAAAAAATTAACTGCCAAAAACATCCAACCTGCGCAATTATCAAACTAACCTCTTTGCAGTACCTTACCTCAATCAGTTCCATTTGCGAATGGAGCTTTGACATCCCTTCTTGGTTGTCATACCCTCCATCAAGGTAGTAAGTCCTTCTAAGAAAATCATTCATTTTATCACCACAATTTTGCCTGCATAGTAATATTTTCCAGATTAAGGAACTATTCATACTCTACGAGTCCTTGATTATATAAACTAAACCACCTATAATGCACAAGATACGTCATTCAATATAATTCTAGAGAACAATGACAATTTGAGTGCCTAACTAGAGCTCAATAGTCAAGAATACGAGCTCATACTGATGATCAATTCGGCAAGTAAGAGTTGATGCTATCATGGATCTGAGATCTTCATCACTCAAAGTTTTCCTTGAATAACCAAAGATAAAGACATTCTGCAGCCATGGAAAAGCAATGGTAAGATTTGGAAAACCCAGAATGGAAATGTTGAATTACAAACTTTGGGATGTTGTTACTTCTCTTTTTCTCGATTTGTTGTACCAACTGCTAAAGTAATAGTGCTGTTCTCTTCAATCCTAGTTCCATCTTACACCTAACAACTGACAGTTGAAACTTATTTCCCTGCTCTTGCATCTGTAGACTGACCTTAATGCTGGAGAGACTGATTACAGATATAGAACAAGCTTCACAATGAAAGTAGTGAACAAACTAATTACCTAAAATGAGAGTACCCGTAACTTCATCAAATGACATAATATGTCACAAAACCCAAAAGTTCTCCCACTGAATCAGCACAAAAGATAAAAGgattttcttcttattgctATCTCCCACCTATCTTTACAAACTAATATGCTGCCTCCAGAAGTCAAAATTAGCAGATTATCTCAACATAAATAACTAGTGGTAATATTTTGTCAtaggtaattaatttttagtgaaACAACACCCACTTCCCCAACAAGAAAATAATGGATACAtcatagagagaaaaaaaaaaaaaaaaacacaagaggATGAAGCA
This window of the Diospyros lotus cultivar Yz01 chromosome 5, ASM1463336v1, whole genome shotgun sequence genome carries:
- the LOC127801804 gene encoding inactive glucose-6-phosphate 1-dehydrogenase 4, chloroplastic isoform X3; this translates as MCSSYRSTGNRLAKWSGAPSLGIAVIGATGELARRKIFPALFALYYSGFFPENVFIFGYSRKTLSDEDLRSMIASTLTCRIDHQQNCGDKMNDFLRRTYYLDGGYDNQEGMSKLHSQMELIEGESGANRIFYLSVPQEALLDVAISLAENAQSKKGWNRIIIEKPFGFDPQSSYQLTQSLLSKFQEEQLYRIDHLLGRNIIENLTVLRFSNLVFQPLWNRTYVSNIQVTISEDLGVQMQGRYYDEYGIIRDIVHSHILQTIALLAMEPPISLDGEDIRNEKVKVLRSIRKLELGDVVLGQYKGGGPGGKVDTHFGSLTPTYFAAALFIDNARWDGVPFLIKAGMGLIKHRVEIRIQFRHVPGNLYRHHIGHNIDLATNELILRDAPDEAILVRVNNKVPGLSLHLDASELNLLYKDKYNNEVPDSYEHLLLDVIDGDSHLFMRSDELAAAWNILSPVLREIDKKNMAPELYELGGRGPVGAYYLWAKHGVPWIDD
- the LOC127801804 gene encoding inactive glucose-6-phosphate 1-dehydrogenase 4, chloroplastic isoform X1; this translates as MSLLSMPFSGRTSGSSTGGFSWNWTGPPNASTLSRAAASAPSFPIAANSFRLTIDDCHMSYGGGCSKFSRRLKFWMIQNLYLRKPNRKHEPQKEFKSLQIQDEGHSKKHLEATVSHEECVPPTGALGIGLPSGEVQTTSHQGESSLPDMQPTVSIEMTTSIESPSSFPIKGAPEETSFPGISSDVNSQVDVSMRFSASAGSPSASLQTYSSNIFPWDSGAPSLGIAVIGATGELARRKIFPALFALYYSGFFPENVFIFGYSRKTLSDEDLRSMIASTLTCRIDHQQNCGDKMNDFLRRTYYLDGGYDNQEGMSKLHSQMELIEGESGANRIFYLSVPQEALLDVAISLAENAQSKKGWNRIIIEKPFGFDPQSSYQLTQSLLSKFQEEQLYRIDHLLGRNIIENLTVLRFSNLVFQPLWNRTYVSNIQVTISEDLGVQMQGRYYDEYGIIRDIVHSHILQTIALLAMEPPISLDGEDIRNEKVKVLRSIRKLELGDVVLGQYKGGGPGGKVDTHFGSLTPTYFAAALFIDNARWDGVPFLIKAGMGLIKHRVEIRIQFRHVPGNLYRHHIGHNIDLATNELILRDAPDEAILVRVNNKVPGLSLHLDASELNLLYKDKYNNEVPDSYEHLLLDVIDGDSHLFMRSDELAAAWNILSPVLREIDKKNMAPELYELGGRGPVGAYYLWAKHGVPWIDD
- the LOC127801804 gene encoding inactive glucose-6-phosphate 1-dehydrogenase 4, chloroplastic isoform X2, giving the protein MSLLSMPFSGRTSGSSTGGFSWNWTGPPNASTLSRAAASAPSFPIAANSFRLTIDDCHMSYGGGCSKFSRRLKFWMIQNLYLRKPNRKHEPQKEFKSLQIQDEGHSKKHLEATVSHEECVPPTGALGIGLPSGVEHPLWELLSLVLLVNWQGERFFQHCLHCTTVAFFQRQNCGDKMNDFLRRTYYLDGGYDNQEGMSKLHSQMELIEGESGANRIFYLSVPQEALLDVAISLAENAQSKKGWNRIIIEKPFGFDPQSSYQLTQSLLSKFQEEQLYRIDHLLGRNIIENLTVLRFSNLVFQPLWNRTYVSNIQVTISEDLGVQMQGRYYDEYGIIRDIVHSHILQTIALLAMEPPISLDGEDIRNEKVKVLRSIRKLELGDVVLGQYKGGGPGGKVDTHFGSLTPTYFAAALFIDNARWDGVPFLIKAGMGLIKHRVEIRIQFRHVPGNLYRHHIGHNIDLATNELILRDAPDEAILVRVNNKVPGLSLHLDASELNLLYKDKYNNEVPDSYEHLLLDVIDGDSHLFMRSDELAAAWNILSPVLREIDKKNMAPELYELGGRGPVGAYYLWAKHGVPWIDD